A genome region from Coffea arabica cultivar ET-39 chromosome 7e, Coffea Arabica ET-39 HiFi, whole genome shotgun sequence includes the following:
- the LOC140003911 gene encoding uncharacterized protein isoform X2 codes for MYPDHSSRDSQVLNKIIMESANFNQHHDQPLQQQEHQQQQQQQLIYPAFSSSTSSSATLVSTVNGQWNPSMVLEGDDFSRYMNEILPNSRDYFWPRSINSVPSVKKSLLEVDHEDSNCRDFRSYLHHPLPSKGGINPGLFLKSDDMNGSILKNSYIKNGQQDVSIDLNENLWIGSFSHSHINQKLSTNESYSNGDGFASFVGLPPSPPNFMSSGTSESTDQHQLYASTSLLPTSQSLPLATEILNCRNFDEGHRTHESFEERMSSDYCHLRQSSDSPSNSSNKTSTFRKEVSRPKTQKPTPSLAMAKKPRVLAPQSSCATLKVRKEKLGDRIAALHRLVSPFGKTDTASVLTEAIGYIQFLQDQIQTLSMAYLKSSRSSKSCRATRGEVLSMKEDEDEEERAMHDLRSRGLCLVPLAFTSYVCCSYNGSI; via the exons ATGTATCCAGATCATTCTTCTAGGGATTCTCAAGTCTTGAACAAAATCATCATGGAATCAGCGAATTTTAATCAGCATCATGATCAGCCGTTACAGCAACAGGAgcatcagcagcagcagcagcaacagcTTATCTATCCTGCTTTTTCATCGTCGACCTCTTCCTCAGCTACACTAGTATCAACCGTGAATGGTCAGTGGAACCCCAGCATGGTCTT GGAAGGAGATGACTTCAGCAGATACATGAATGAAATCCTTCCAAATTCGAGGGACTACTTTTGGCCAAGGAGTATCAACTCAGTCCCTTCTGTCAAAAAATCGCTACTCGAAGTTGATCATGAAGATTCTAATTGTCGTGATTTTAGAAGCTATCTGCATCATCCATTGCCCAGTAAGGGTGGCATTAATCCAGGACTTTTCCTCAAATCGGATGACATGAATGGGAGCATATTAAAGAACAGCTACATAAAAAATGGGCAACAAGATGTGTCAATAGACCTAAACGAGAATCTTTGGATTGGTTCCTTCTCCCACAGCCACATCAACCAGAAGCTTTCAACTAATGAATCCTACTCAAATGGGGATGGTTTTGCTAGTTTTGTAGGTCTACCACCATCTCCTCCAAATTTTATGTCCAGCGGTACTTCAGAAAGCACAGATCAGCATCAACTTTATGCCTCTACTTCTTTACTTCCCACTTCACAAAGCTTGCCTTTGGCCACGGAGATCCTGAATTGCAGAAACTTTGATGAGGGTCATCGAACTCATGAATCCTTCGAAGAAAGAATGTCTTCGGATTATTGTCACCTCCGACAATCAAGTGATAGTCCATCAAACAGCTCCAACAAA ACATCAACCTTCAGGAAAGAAGTTTCAAGACCGAAAACCCAAAAACCAACGCCATCCCTTGCAATGGCCAAGAAACCTCGAGTACTGGCACCGCAATCTTCATGTGCAACCCTTAAG GTCCGAAAGGAAAAATTGGGAGACAGAATTGCAGCTCTTCACAGATTGGTCTCGCCTTTCGGCAAG ACGGATACAGCCTCAGTTTTGACGGAAGCCATTGGGTACATTCAGTTCCTCCAAGACCAAATCCAG ACATTGAGTATGGCGTATTTGAAATCATCTCGCAGCAGCAAGTCCTGTCGAGCAACTCGTGGA GAGGTTTTGAGCATGAAAGAAGACGAGGATGAAGAAGAGCGGGCAATGCATGATCTGAGAAGTAGAGGGCTGTGTCTGGTACCCCTTGCTTTCACGTCATACGTATGTTGCTCTTACAATGGGAGTATCTGA
- the LOC140003911 gene encoding uncharacterized protein isoform X8 — protein sequence MYPDHSSRDSQVLNKIIMESANFNQHHDQPLQQQEHQQQQQQQLIYPAFSSSTSSSATLVSTVNGQWNPSMVLEGDDFSRYMNEILPNSRDYFWPRSINSVPSVKKSLLEVDHEDSNCRDFRSYLHHPLPSKGGINPGLFLKSDDMNGSILKNSYIKNGQQDVSIDLNENLWIGSFSHSHINQKLSTNESYSNGDGFASFVGLPPSPPNFMSSGTSESTDQHQLYASTSLLPTSQSLPLATEILNCRNFDEGHRTHESFEERMSSDYCHLRQSSDSPSNSSNKTDTASVLTEAIGYIQFLQDQIQTLSMAYLKSSRSSKSCRATRGEVLSMKEDEDEEERAMHDLRSRGLCLVPLAFTSYVCCSYNGSI from the exons ATGTATCCAGATCATTCTTCTAGGGATTCTCAAGTCTTGAACAAAATCATCATGGAATCAGCGAATTTTAATCAGCATCATGATCAGCCGTTACAGCAACAGGAgcatcagcagcagcagcagcaacagcTTATCTATCCTGCTTTTTCATCGTCGACCTCTTCCTCAGCTACACTAGTATCAACCGTGAATGGTCAGTGGAACCCCAGCATGGTCTT GGAAGGAGATGACTTCAGCAGATACATGAATGAAATCCTTCCAAATTCGAGGGACTACTTTTGGCCAAGGAGTATCAACTCAGTCCCTTCTGTCAAAAAATCGCTACTCGAAGTTGATCATGAAGATTCTAATTGTCGTGATTTTAGAAGCTATCTGCATCATCCATTGCCCAGTAAGGGTGGCATTAATCCAGGACTTTTCCTCAAATCGGATGACATGAATGGGAGCATATTAAAGAACAGCTACATAAAAAATGGGCAACAAGATGTGTCAATAGACCTAAACGAGAATCTTTGGATTGGTTCCTTCTCCCACAGCCACATCAACCAGAAGCTTTCAACTAATGAATCCTACTCAAATGGGGATGGTTTTGCTAGTTTTGTAGGTCTACCACCATCTCCTCCAAATTTTATGTCCAGCGGTACTTCAGAAAGCACAGATCAGCATCAACTTTATGCCTCTACTTCTTTACTTCCCACTTCACAAAGCTTGCCTTTGGCCACGGAGATCCTGAATTGCAGAAACTTTGATGAGGGTCATCGAACTCATGAATCCTTCGAAGAAAGAATGTCTTCGGATTATTGTCACCTCCGACAATCAAGTGATAGTCCATCAAACAGCTCCAACAAA ACGGATACAGCCTCAGTTTTGACGGAAGCCATTGGGTACATTCAGTTCCTCCAAGACCAAATCCAG ACATTGAGTATGGCGTATTTGAAATCATCTCGCAGCAGCAAGTCCTGTCGAGCAACTCGTGGA GAGGTTTTGAGCATGAAAGAAGACGAGGATGAAGAAGAGCGGGCAATGCATGATCTGAGAAGTAGAGGGCTGTGTCTGGTACCCCTTGCTTTCACGTCATACGTATGTTGCTCTTACAATGGGAGTATCTGA
- the LOC140003911 gene encoding uncharacterized protein isoform X4, with protein MESANFNQHHDQPLQQQEHQQQQQQQLIYPAFSSSTSSSATLVSTVNGQWNPSMVLEGDDFSRYMNEILPNSRDYFWPRSINSVPSVKKSLLEVDHEDSNCRDFRSYLHHPLPSKGGINPGLFLKSDDMNGSILKNSYIKNGQQDVSIDLNENLWIGSFSHSHINQKLSTNESYSNGDGFASFVGLPPSPPNFMSSGTSESTDQHQLYASTSLLPTSQSLPLATEILNCRNFDEGHRTHESFEERMSSDYCHLRQSSDSPSNSSNKTSTFRKEVSRPKTQKPTPSLAMAKKPRVLAPQSSCATLKVRKEKLGDRIAALHRLVSPFGKTDTASVLTEAIGYIQFLQDQIQTLSMAYLKSSRSSKSCRATRGQEVLSMKEDEDEEERAMHDLRSRGLCLVPLAFTSYVCCSYNGSI; from the exons ATGGAATCAGCGAATTTTAATCAGCATCATGATCAGCCGTTACAGCAACAGGAgcatcagcagcagcagcagcaacagcTTATCTATCCTGCTTTTTCATCGTCGACCTCTTCCTCAGCTACACTAGTATCAACCGTGAATGGTCAGTGGAACCCCAGCATGGTCTT GGAAGGAGATGACTTCAGCAGATACATGAATGAAATCCTTCCAAATTCGAGGGACTACTTTTGGCCAAGGAGTATCAACTCAGTCCCTTCTGTCAAAAAATCGCTACTCGAAGTTGATCATGAAGATTCTAATTGTCGTGATTTTAGAAGCTATCTGCATCATCCATTGCCCAGTAAGGGTGGCATTAATCCAGGACTTTTCCTCAAATCGGATGACATGAATGGGAGCATATTAAAGAACAGCTACATAAAAAATGGGCAACAAGATGTGTCAATAGACCTAAACGAGAATCTTTGGATTGGTTCCTTCTCCCACAGCCACATCAACCAGAAGCTTTCAACTAATGAATCCTACTCAAATGGGGATGGTTTTGCTAGTTTTGTAGGTCTACCACCATCTCCTCCAAATTTTATGTCCAGCGGTACTTCAGAAAGCACAGATCAGCATCAACTTTATGCCTCTACTTCTTTACTTCCCACTTCACAAAGCTTGCCTTTGGCCACGGAGATCCTGAATTGCAGAAACTTTGATGAGGGTCATCGAACTCATGAATCCTTCGAAGAAAGAATGTCTTCGGATTATTGTCACCTCCGACAATCAAGTGATAGTCCATCAAACAGCTCCAACAAA ACATCAACCTTCAGGAAAGAAGTTTCAAGACCGAAAACCCAAAAACCAACGCCATCCCTTGCAATGGCCAAGAAACCTCGAGTACTGGCACCGCAATCTTCATGTGCAACCCTTAAG GTCCGAAAGGAAAAATTGGGAGACAGAATTGCAGCTCTTCACAGATTGGTCTCGCCTTTCGGCAAG ACGGATACAGCCTCAGTTTTGACGGAAGCCATTGGGTACATTCAGTTCCTCCAAGACCAAATCCAG ACATTGAGTATGGCGTATTTGAAATCATCTCGCAGCAGCAAGTCCTGTCGAGCAACTCGTGGA CAGGAGGTTTTGAGCATGAAAGAAGACGAGGATGAAGAAGAGCGGGCAATGCATGATCTGAGAAGTAGAGGGCTGTGTCTGGTACCCCTTGCTTTCACGTCATACGTATGTTGCTCTTACAATGGGAGTATCTGA
- the LOC140003911 gene encoding uncharacterized protein isoform X1 has protein sequence MYPDHSSRDSQVLNKIIMESANFNQHHDQPLQQQEHQQQQQQQLIYPAFSSSTSSSATLVSTVNGQWNPSMVLEGDDFSRYMNEILPNSRDYFWPRSINSVPSVKKSLLEVDHEDSNCRDFRSYLHHPLPSKGGINPGLFLKSDDMNGSILKNSYIKNGQQDVSIDLNENLWIGSFSHSHINQKLSTNESYSNGDGFASFVGLPPSPPNFMSSGTSESTDQHQLYASTSLLPTSQSLPLATEILNCRNFDEGHRTHESFEERMSSDYCHLRQSSDSPSNSSNKTSTFRKEVSRPKTQKPTPSLAMAKKPRVLAPQSSCATLKVRKEKLGDRIAALHRLVSPFGKTDTASVLTEAIGYIQFLQDQIQTLSMAYLKSSRSSKSCRATRGQEVLSMKEDEDEEERAMHDLRSRGLCLVPLAFTSYVCCSYNGSI, from the exons ATGTATCCAGATCATTCTTCTAGGGATTCTCAAGTCTTGAACAAAATCATCATGGAATCAGCGAATTTTAATCAGCATCATGATCAGCCGTTACAGCAACAGGAgcatcagcagcagcagcagcaacagcTTATCTATCCTGCTTTTTCATCGTCGACCTCTTCCTCAGCTACACTAGTATCAACCGTGAATGGTCAGTGGAACCCCAGCATGGTCTT GGAAGGAGATGACTTCAGCAGATACATGAATGAAATCCTTCCAAATTCGAGGGACTACTTTTGGCCAAGGAGTATCAACTCAGTCCCTTCTGTCAAAAAATCGCTACTCGAAGTTGATCATGAAGATTCTAATTGTCGTGATTTTAGAAGCTATCTGCATCATCCATTGCCCAGTAAGGGTGGCATTAATCCAGGACTTTTCCTCAAATCGGATGACATGAATGGGAGCATATTAAAGAACAGCTACATAAAAAATGGGCAACAAGATGTGTCAATAGACCTAAACGAGAATCTTTGGATTGGTTCCTTCTCCCACAGCCACATCAACCAGAAGCTTTCAACTAATGAATCCTACTCAAATGGGGATGGTTTTGCTAGTTTTGTAGGTCTACCACCATCTCCTCCAAATTTTATGTCCAGCGGTACTTCAGAAAGCACAGATCAGCATCAACTTTATGCCTCTACTTCTTTACTTCCCACTTCACAAAGCTTGCCTTTGGCCACGGAGATCCTGAATTGCAGAAACTTTGATGAGGGTCATCGAACTCATGAATCCTTCGAAGAAAGAATGTCTTCGGATTATTGTCACCTCCGACAATCAAGTGATAGTCCATCAAACAGCTCCAACAAA ACATCAACCTTCAGGAAAGAAGTTTCAAGACCGAAAACCCAAAAACCAACGCCATCCCTTGCAATGGCCAAGAAACCTCGAGTACTGGCACCGCAATCTTCATGTGCAACCCTTAAG GTCCGAAAGGAAAAATTGGGAGACAGAATTGCAGCTCTTCACAGATTGGTCTCGCCTTTCGGCAAG ACGGATACAGCCTCAGTTTTGACGGAAGCCATTGGGTACATTCAGTTCCTCCAAGACCAAATCCAG ACATTGAGTATGGCGTATTTGAAATCATCTCGCAGCAGCAAGTCCTGTCGAGCAACTCGTGGA CAGGAGGTTTTGAGCATGAAAGAAGACGAGGATGAAGAAGAGCGGGCAATGCATGATCTGAGAAGTAGAGGGCTGTGTCTGGTACCCCTTGCTTTCACGTCATACGTATGTTGCTCTTACAATGGGAGTATCTGA
- the LOC140003911 gene encoding uncharacterized protein isoform X6, whose amino-acid sequence MYPDHSSRDSQVLNKIIMESANFNQHHDQPLQQQEHQQQQQQQLIYPAFSSSTSSSATLVSTVNGQWNPSMVLEGDDFSRYMNEILPNSRDYFWPRSINSVPSVKKSLLEVDHEDSNCRDFRSYLHHPLPSKGGINPGLFLKSDDMNGSILKNSYIKNGQQDVSIDLNENLWIGSFSHSHINQKLSTNESYSNGDGFASFVGLPPSPPNFMSSGTSESTDQHQLYASTSLLPTSQSLPLATEILNCRNFDEGHRTHESFEERMSSDYCHLRQSSDSPSNSSNKVRKEKLGDRIAALHRLVSPFGKTDTASVLTEAIGYIQFLQDQIQTLSMAYLKSSRSSKSCRATRGQEVLSMKEDEDEEERAMHDLRSRGLCLVPLAFTSYVCCSYNGSI is encoded by the exons ATGTATCCAGATCATTCTTCTAGGGATTCTCAAGTCTTGAACAAAATCATCATGGAATCAGCGAATTTTAATCAGCATCATGATCAGCCGTTACAGCAACAGGAgcatcagcagcagcagcagcaacagcTTATCTATCCTGCTTTTTCATCGTCGACCTCTTCCTCAGCTACACTAGTATCAACCGTGAATGGTCAGTGGAACCCCAGCATGGTCTT GGAAGGAGATGACTTCAGCAGATACATGAATGAAATCCTTCCAAATTCGAGGGACTACTTTTGGCCAAGGAGTATCAACTCAGTCCCTTCTGTCAAAAAATCGCTACTCGAAGTTGATCATGAAGATTCTAATTGTCGTGATTTTAGAAGCTATCTGCATCATCCATTGCCCAGTAAGGGTGGCATTAATCCAGGACTTTTCCTCAAATCGGATGACATGAATGGGAGCATATTAAAGAACAGCTACATAAAAAATGGGCAACAAGATGTGTCAATAGACCTAAACGAGAATCTTTGGATTGGTTCCTTCTCCCACAGCCACATCAACCAGAAGCTTTCAACTAATGAATCCTACTCAAATGGGGATGGTTTTGCTAGTTTTGTAGGTCTACCACCATCTCCTCCAAATTTTATGTCCAGCGGTACTTCAGAAAGCACAGATCAGCATCAACTTTATGCCTCTACTTCTTTACTTCCCACTTCACAAAGCTTGCCTTTGGCCACGGAGATCCTGAATTGCAGAAACTTTGATGAGGGTCATCGAACTCATGAATCCTTCGAAGAAAGAATGTCTTCGGATTATTGTCACCTCCGACAATCAAGTGATAGTCCATCAAACAGCTCCAACAAA GTCCGAAAGGAAAAATTGGGAGACAGAATTGCAGCTCTTCACAGATTGGTCTCGCCTTTCGGCAAG ACGGATACAGCCTCAGTTTTGACGGAAGCCATTGGGTACATTCAGTTCCTCCAAGACCAAATCCAG ACATTGAGTATGGCGTATTTGAAATCATCTCGCAGCAGCAAGTCCTGTCGAGCAACTCGTGGA CAGGAGGTTTTGAGCATGAAAGAAGACGAGGATGAAGAAGAGCGGGCAATGCATGATCTGAGAAGTAGAGGGCTGTGTCTGGTACCCCTTGCTTTCACGTCATACGTATGTTGCTCTTACAATGGGAGTATCTGA
- the LOC140003911 gene encoding uncharacterized protein isoform X7: protein MYPDHSSRDSQVLNKIIMESANFNQHHDQPLQQQEHQQQQQQQLIYPAFSSSTSSSATLVSTVNGQWNPSMVLEGDDFSRYMNEILPNSRDYFWPRSINSVPSVKKSLLEVDHEDSNCRDFRSYLHHPLPSKGGINPGLFLKSDDMNGSILKNSYIKNGQQDVSIDLNENLWIGSFSHSHINQKLSTNESYSNGDGFASFVGLPPSPPNFMSSGTSESTDQHQLYASTSLLPTSQSLPLATEILNCRNFDEGHRTHESFEERMSSDYCHLRQSSDSPSNSSNKTDTASVLTEAIGYIQFLQDQIQTLSMAYLKSSRSSKSCRATRGQEVLSMKEDEDEEERAMHDLRSRGLCLVPLAFTSYVCCSYNGSI from the exons ATGTATCCAGATCATTCTTCTAGGGATTCTCAAGTCTTGAACAAAATCATCATGGAATCAGCGAATTTTAATCAGCATCATGATCAGCCGTTACAGCAACAGGAgcatcagcagcagcagcagcaacagcTTATCTATCCTGCTTTTTCATCGTCGACCTCTTCCTCAGCTACACTAGTATCAACCGTGAATGGTCAGTGGAACCCCAGCATGGTCTT GGAAGGAGATGACTTCAGCAGATACATGAATGAAATCCTTCCAAATTCGAGGGACTACTTTTGGCCAAGGAGTATCAACTCAGTCCCTTCTGTCAAAAAATCGCTACTCGAAGTTGATCATGAAGATTCTAATTGTCGTGATTTTAGAAGCTATCTGCATCATCCATTGCCCAGTAAGGGTGGCATTAATCCAGGACTTTTCCTCAAATCGGATGACATGAATGGGAGCATATTAAAGAACAGCTACATAAAAAATGGGCAACAAGATGTGTCAATAGACCTAAACGAGAATCTTTGGATTGGTTCCTTCTCCCACAGCCACATCAACCAGAAGCTTTCAACTAATGAATCCTACTCAAATGGGGATGGTTTTGCTAGTTTTGTAGGTCTACCACCATCTCCTCCAAATTTTATGTCCAGCGGTACTTCAGAAAGCACAGATCAGCATCAACTTTATGCCTCTACTTCTTTACTTCCCACTTCACAAAGCTTGCCTTTGGCCACGGAGATCCTGAATTGCAGAAACTTTGATGAGGGTCATCGAACTCATGAATCCTTCGAAGAAAGAATGTCTTCGGATTATTGTCACCTCCGACAATCAAGTGATAGTCCATCAAACAGCTCCAACAAA ACGGATACAGCCTCAGTTTTGACGGAAGCCATTGGGTACATTCAGTTCCTCCAAGACCAAATCCAG ACATTGAGTATGGCGTATTTGAAATCATCTCGCAGCAGCAAGTCCTGTCGAGCAACTCGTGGA CAGGAGGTTTTGAGCATGAAAGAAGACGAGGATGAAGAAGAGCGGGCAATGCATGATCTGAGAAGTAGAGGGCTGTGTCTGGTACCCCTTGCTTTCACGTCATACGTATGTTGCTCTTACAATGGGAGTATCTGA
- the LOC140003911 gene encoding uncharacterized protein isoform X5 — MYPDHSSRDSQVLNKIIMESANFNQHHDQPLQQQEHQQQQQQQLIYPAFSSSTSSSATLVSTVNGQWNPSMVLEGDDFSRYMNEILPNSRDYFWPRSINSVPSVKKSLLEVDHEDSNCRDFRSYLHHPLPSKGGINPGLFLKSDDMNGSILKNSYIKNGQQDVSIDLNENLWIGSFSHSHINQKLSTNESYSNGDGFASFVGLPPSPPNFMSSGTSESTDQHQLYASTSLLPTSQSLPLATEILNCRNFDEGHRTHESFEERMSSDYCHLRQSSDSPSNSSNKTSTFRKEVSRPKTQKPTPSLAMAKKPRVLAPQSSCATLKVPNKKCYYPRTHSLTEQGPKGKIGRQNCSSSQIGLAFRQDGYSLSFDGSHWVHSVPPRPNPDIEYGVFEIISQQQVLSSNSWRGFEHERRRG; from the exons ATGTATCCAGATCATTCTTCTAGGGATTCTCAAGTCTTGAACAAAATCATCATGGAATCAGCGAATTTTAATCAGCATCATGATCAGCCGTTACAGCAACAGGAgcatcagcagcagcagcagcaacagcTTATCTATCCTGCTTTTTCATCGTCGACCTCTTCCTCAGCTACACTAGTATCAACCGTGAATGGTCAGTGGAACCCCAGCATGGTCTT GGAAGGAGATGACTTCAGCAGATACATGAATGAAATCCTTCCAAATTCGAGGGACTACTTTTGGCCAAGGAGTATCAACTCAGTCCCTTCTGTCAAAAAATCGCTACTCGAAGTTGATCATGAAGATTCTAATTGTCGTGATTTTAGAAGCTATCTGCATCATCCATTGCCCAGTAAGGGTGGCATTAATCCAGGACTTTTCCTCAAATCGGATGACATGAATGGGAGCATATTAAAGAACAGCTACATAAAAAATGGGCAACAAGATGTGTCAATAGACCTAAACGAGAATCTTTGGATTGGTTCCTTCTCCCACAGCCACATCAACCAGAAGCTTTCAACTAATGAATCCTACTCAAATGGGGATGGTTTTGCTAGTTTTGTAGGTCTACCACCATCTCCTCCAAATTTTATGTCCAGCGGTACTTCAGAAAGCACAGATCAGCATCAACTTTATGCCTCTACTTCTTTACTTCCCACTTCACAAAGCTTGCCTTTGGCCACGGAGATCCTGAATTGCAGAAACTTTGATGAGGGTCATCGAACTCATGAATCCTTCGAAGAAAGAATGTCTTCGGATTATTGTCACCTCCGACAATCAAGTGATAGTCCATCAAACAGCTCCAACAAA ACATCAACCTTCAGGAAAGAAGTTTCAAGACCGAAAACCCAAAAACCAACGCCATCCCTTGCAATGGCCAAGAAACCTCGAGTACTGGCACCGCAATCTTCATGTGCAACCCTTAAGGTGCCAAACAAAAAATGTTACTATCCTCGTACTCACTCTTTAACAGAAcaag GTCCGAAAGGAAAAATTGGGAGACAGAATTGCAGCTCTTCACAGATTGGTCTCGCCTTTCGGCAAG ACGGATACAGCCTCAGTTTTGACGGAAGCCATTGGGTACATTCAGTTCCTCCAAGACCAAATCCAG ACATTGAGTATGGCGTATTTGAAATCATCTCGCAGCAGCAAGTCCTGTCGAGCAACTCGTGGA GAGGTTTTGAGCATGAAAGAAGACGAGGATGA
- the LOC140003911 gene encoding uncharacterized protein isoform X3 produces MYPDHSSRDSQVLNKIIMESANFNQHHDQPLQQQEHQQQQQQQLIYPAFSSSTSSSATLVSTVNGQWNPSMVLEGDDFSRYMNEILPNSRDYFWPRSINSVPSVKKSLLEVDHEDSNCRDFRSYLHHPLPSKGGINPGLFLKSDDMNGSILKNSYIKNGQQDVSIDLNENLWIGSFSHSHINQKLSTNESYSNGDGFASFVGLPPSPPNFMSSGTSESTDQHQLYASTSLLPTSQSLPLATEILNCRNFDEGHRTHESFEERMSSDYCHLRQSSDSPSNSSNKTSTFRKEVSRPKTQKPTPSLAMAKKPRVLAPQSSCATLKVPNKKCYYPRTHSLTEQGPKGKIGRQNCSSSQIGLAFRQDGYSLSFDGSHWVHSVPPRPNPDIEYGVFEIISQQQVLSSNSWTGGFEHERRRG; encoded by the exons ATGTATCCAGATCATTCTTCTAGGGATTCTCAAGTCTTGAACAAAATCATCATGGAATCAGCGAATTTTAATCAGCATCATGATCAGCCGTTACAGCAACAGGAgcatcagcagcagcagcagcaacagcTTATCTATCCTGCTTTTTCATCGTCGACCTCTTCCTCAGCTACACTAGTATCAACCGTGAATGGTCAGTGGAACCCCAGCATGGTCTT GGAAGGAGATGACTTCAGCAGATACATGAATGAAATCCTTCCAAATTCGAGGGACTACTTTTGGCCAAGGAGTATCAACTCAGTCCCTTCTGTCAAAAAATCGCTACTCGAAGTTGATCATGAAGATTCTAATTGTCGTGATTTTAGAAGCTATCTGCATCATCCATTGCCCAGTAAGGGTGGCATTAATCCAGGACTTTTCCTCAAATCGGATGACATGAATGGGAGCATATTAAAGAACAGCTACATAAAAAATGGGCAACAAGATGTGTCAATAGACCTAAACGAGAATCTTTGGATTGGTTCCTTCTCCCACAGCCACATCAACCAGAAGCTTTCAACTAATGAATCCTACTCAAATGGGGATGGTTTTGCTAGTTTTGTAGGTCTACCACCATCTCCTCCAAATTTTATGTCCAGCGGTACTTCAGAAAGCACAGATCAGCATCAACTTTATGCCTCTACTTCTTTACTTCCCACTTCACAAAGCTTGCCTTTGGCCACGGAGATCCTGAATTGCAGAAACTTTGATGAGGGTCATCGAACTCATGAATCCTTCGAAGAAAGAATGTCTTCGGATTATTGTCACCTCCGACAATCAAGTGATAGTCCATCAAACAGCTCCAACAAA ACATCAACCTTCAGGAAAGAAGTTTCAAGACCGAAAACCCAAAAACCAACGCCATCCCTTGCAATGGCCAAGAAACCTCGAGTACTGGCACCGCAATCTTCATGTGCAACCCTTAAGGTGCCAAACAAAAAATGTTACTATCCTCGTACTCACTCTTTAACAGAAcaag GTCCGAAAGGAAAAATTGGGAGACAGAATTGCAGCTCTTCACAGATTGGTCTCGCCTTTCGGCAAG ACGGATACAGCCTCAGTTTTGACGGAAGCCATTGGGTACATTCAGTTCCTCCAAGACCAAATCCAG ACATTGAGTATGGCGTATTTGAAATCATCTCGCAGCAGCAAGTCCTGTCGAGCAACTCGTGGA CAGGAGGTTTTGAGCATGAAAGAAGACGAGGATGA